The genomic region ACCCAATTCGAAAGCGGCTGGAGAGAAGGTCCTTTCCTGACAGATTCCCTTTTATAAGTGTCAATATGATTCCGAATCTCATGACAGGGCTTCCTCTACTTTGTTTTCCAAGCCGGACTCGCCGGTCATCTGAAGGAACAACTGTTCCAGATCTCCGCCCTTGCCTTGGTTCAAGTCAGCAAAACTACCGTGGAAAAGAAGCTTACCCTTGTCAATGATACCGATATCCGTACACAGGTTCTGTGCAACTTCCATAACATGCGTCGAAAAGAAAACGGTTCCGCCTTTCTTGCAGAATGTCCTCATTACATCCTTCAGGATGTAGGAAGACTTTGGGTCAAGTCCGACCATAGGTTCATCCAAAATCAACAGCCGTGGATGATGTATCAAAGCGGCTATGACACCAAGTTTCTGTTTCATGCCATGGCTATAGCTTGAAATCGGTGTATCAATTGCTTCTTCCAAGCTAAAAAGCTCGGCAAGACGTGCAGTTTCTTCCTTACGTTCTTTTGCGGGAATGCCGAAAAGATCACAAATAAAGCCAATATAGCGTCTTCCGCTCATATGTTCATAGAACAGAGGTTCATCAGGTACATACCCGATGAGCTTCTTGCAAGCCAGGCTATCCTTGCCTGCGTCATGTCCAAAGATTGATACAGTTCCAGCTGTCGGCTTCAGACTGCCTACCAGCATGCCTATCGTTGTACTCTTGCCTGCACCATTTGGTCCAAGGAAACCAAAGATCATACCATCTTCAACAGTAAGGTCCAAACCATCAACAGCAATCTTGCCTTCCGGCTCATATCTTTTGGTCAATCCCTTGAGTTCTATCATCTGCAGACCTCCATGCATCCTGTTTTGTTTCATATAGTATTATGATATCATGATAATATCATAATACTATTTCTATGACAAAAGTAAATCCCTTGTCAAGCAATAGGACCGAGTATTATATTCTACTTTCTGCTTTTTTTCTTGGAATCTTCCAGAAGTAACATCATCTTGTCCCTGCGTTCCTTTGCTGCCTGCATGCCTCTTGCTCTCCAACTTCTGAGTTCGTTCCTTGCAGTCTCAAGCTGCAGACGCAAGCCTTCGTTACGACTGGTCATCGAGGGATTGGAGAGGATGATCCTCCTGCCTGTACGTCCGATCTCTCCCTTCATGTTGTCAATTTCAGCTTCCATCTTGGCAGTCAGCTTGGACATAAGCTCTGATGAAAGGCTCTCTTTCTGCAAAGCTATGGCACGCTCTTTCAATTCCTGAGTCTTCA from Spirochaetia bacterium harbors:
- a CDS encoding ABC transporter ATP-binding protein; translated protein: MIELKGLTKRYEPEGKIAVDGLDLTVEDGMIFGFLGPNGAGKSTTIGMLVGSLKPTAGTVSIFGHDAGKDSLACKKLIGYVPDEPLFYEHMSGRRYIGFICDLFGIPAKERKEETARLAELFSLEEAIDTPISSYSHGMKQKLGVIAALIHHPRLLILDEPMVGLDPKSSYILKDVMRTFCKKGGTVFFSTHVMEVAQNLCTDIGIIDKGKLLFHGSFADLNQGKGGDLEQLFLQMTGESGLENKVEEALS